From the Candidatus Palauibacter polyketidifaciens genome, one window contains:
- a CDS encoding thioredoxin family protein — protein sequence MERTPLPQEGLAVVVKRDCPTCRLVEPVLERLADGPGGLAVLSQDDPGFPTAVQGVVDDTELEHSFRLGIETVPTLLRFEGGKEAGRAVGWNRADWRELTSMPDLGAELPEFQPGCGSRSVAPGAAERLRARFGETGIAARRVALEPHADAVEACFERGWTDGLPVVPPTPERILRMLAGTHRTPGEVVGAVPPDYAECTVEKVAINAVLAGCKPEYMPVLLAALEAALDPGFTLHGILCSTCFTAPLIIVNGPVAGRIGMNAGLNVLGQGNRANATIGRALNLIVRNVGGGRPGEIDRATFGAPSKYTFCFAEDESDEEWEPLSVSRGLPRGASAVTLFQGEGVQGIMDQRSRTPEELTASLAACLLAVCHPKICEWAHAVLLLSPEHYAIYREAGWGRARVTEALLEATTRPRSEVARGAGGLAEGVPDSEARRKVPKFPPGGLLLVRAGGAAGLYSAILAGWPGGRAWQHSHPITREIES from the coding sequence ATGGAACGCACTCCGCTCCCGCAGGAGGGACTCGCGGTCGTCGTGAAGCGCGACTGCCCGACGTGTCGGCTGGTCGAACCCGTGCTCGAGCGGCTCGCCGACGGGCCCGGCGGGCTGGCGGTCTTGAGCCAGGACGACCCGGGCTTCCCCACCGCCGTCCAGGGTGTCGTCGACGATACCGAACTTGAACACTCCTTCCGCCTCGGGATCGAGACGGTTCCCACGCTGCTGCGCTTCGAGGGCGGGAAGGAGGCGGGTCGCGCGGTGGGCTGGAACCGAGCGGATTGGCGCGAGCTGACGTCGATGCCCGATCTGGGCGCGGAGCTGCCCGAGTTCCAGCCGGGCTGCGGTTCCCGGTCCGTCGCACCCGGCGCGGCGGAGCGCCTGCGGGCGCGCTTCGGGGAGACCGGCATCGCAGCGCGGCGGGTAGCGCTCGAGCCGCATGCGGACGCCGTGGAGGCGTGCTTCGAGCGCGGGTGGACGGATGGGCTGCCCGTCGTCCCGCCGACCCCGGAGCGGATCCTGCGCATGCTCGCGGGCACGCACCGGACTCCGGGGGAGGTCGTGGGCGCCGTCCCTCCGGACTACGCGGAGTGTACGGTGGAGAAAGTGGCGATCAATGCCGTGCTCGCGGGCTGCAAGCCGGAGTACATGCCCGTCCTGCTCGCGGCGCTCGAGGCGGCGCTCGATCCCGGCTTCACGCTGCACGGGATCCTGTGCAGCACGTGCTTCACCGCGCCTCTCATCATCGTTAACGGCCCCGTCGCGGGCCGCATCGGGATGAACGCGGGGCTCAACGTCCTCGGGCAGGGCAACCGCGCCAACGCGACCATCGGACGCGCCCTCAACCTGATCGTGCGCAACGTCGGCGGCGGCCGCCCGGGCGAGATCGACCGCGCGACCTTCGGCGCACCGAGCAAGTACACGTTCTGTTTCGCGGAAGACGAATCGGACGAGGAGTGGGAGCCGCTCTCGGTTTCGCGCGGCCTCCCGCGCGGGGCCAGCGCCGTCACGCTCTTCCAGGGCGAGGGCGTGCAGGGGATCATGGACCAGCGCTCGCGCACGCCGGAGGAGCTGACCGCGTCCCTGGCCGCGTGCCTGCTGGCCGTCTGCCACCCGAAGATCTGCGAGTGGGCGCACGCCGTGCTCCTCCTCTCGCCCGAGCACTACGCCATCTACCGGGAGGCGGGCTGGGGCCGGGCGCGGGTCACCGAGGCGCTGCTGGAGGCAACGACGCGGCCGCGGAGCGAGGTGGCGCGCGGCGCGGGAGGCCTCGCGGAGGGCGTGCCCGACTCGGAGGCGCGCCGCAAGGTGCCCAAGTTCCCGCCCGGAGGACTGCTCCTCGTCCGGGCCGGCGGCGCGGCCGGACTGTACTCCGCGATCCTGGCCGGCTGGCCCGGCGGCCGCGCCTGGCAGCACTCACACCCCATCACGAGAGAGATCGAATCATGA
- a CDS encoding UGSC family (seleno)protein — translation MTVSTAASPATPAAVLHDPTSELAPEMRPRRAAPPSLQGRVVALQGIGKQRSDEFLDHVKTRLEARGIATIRTDKPTNARRAPTGLLQRIATEADVVVQALADUGSCTSCGLHDLRDLDERGIPGCFVVTTEFEEAARSQSRSLGFEPAIVWVPHPIQNRTAAELETLADEAIDPILALITAPD, via the coding sequence ATGACCGTTTCGACCGCGGCGAGCCCCGCTACCCCGGCGGCCGTCCTGCACGACCCCACCTCGGAACTCGCCCCGGAGATGCGCCCGCGGCGCGCGGCTCCCCCGTCGCTCCAGGGACGCGTAGTGGCGCTCCAGGGGATCGGCAAGCAGCGCAGCGACGAGTTCCTCGACCACGTGAAGACGCGCCTCGAAGCGCGCGGGATCGCGACGATCCGCACGGATAAGCCGACCAACGCGCGGCGGGCGCCGACCGGGCTGCTGCAACGGATCGCCACGGAGGCCGACGTGGTGGTGCAGGCCCTGGCCGATTGAGGGTCCTGCACGTCGTGCGGTCTGCACGACCTCAGAGACCTCGATGAACGCGGGATCCCGGGCTGCTTCGTCGTCACGACCGAGTTTGAGGAGGCCGCGCGCAGCCAGTCGCGCTCGCTCGGGTTCGAGCCCGCCATCGTCTGGGTCCCGCACCCCATCCAGAACCGCACCGCCGCCGAACTCGAGACGCTCGCGGACGAGGCGATCGACCCGATCCTGGCCCTGATCACGGCTCCGGACTGA
- a CDS encoding aminotransferase class V-fold PLP-dependent enzyme has translation MPTRRRFLARLGGSAAAAGAMTMVPTKWNTAIAAAREASRTLGSPEEIARDEEFWLEIQKAFTTDRSLVNLNNGGVSPTPAHVLEAMKRDLDFANQIPVYNGWQILEPQREGVRARLARQWDVDPEEVAITRNASEGLQILQNGYDLQRGDEVVTTTQDYGRMITTFQQRERREGIVMKQFKIPVPAEDPAEIVRLFEEQITDRTRLILMCHMINITGQILPVREVVEMARGYDIPVIVDGAHSMAHHDFTLSELNCDNYAVSLHKWLHAPVGTGLLYVRKEKIPDIWPLQAAPESSNDDIRKFEAIGTHPEANFLAIGEALTFHQLVGGERKEARLVHLRNYWAEQLLEHDRVRLNTSLKPGFACGIANVQVEEIDTSALRNWLWNKHRIFTVGINHAEFTGLRISPSTYTTLEELDRFVDAMTRAVKHGIPA, from the coding sequence ATGCCGACCCGCCGACGATTCCTCGCCCGCCTCGGGGGCTCCGCCGCAGCCGCCGGAGCCATGACCATGGTTCCCACGAAGTGGAACACCGCCATCGCCGCGGCCCGGGAGGCGTCGCGCACGCTCGGCTCCCCGGAGGAGATCGCGCGCGACGAGGAATTCTGGCTCGAGATCCAGAAGGCCTTCACGACCGACCGCTCCCTCGTCAATCTCAACAACGGCGGCGTGAGCCCGACGCCCGCACACGTGCTCGAGGCGATGAAGCGGGACCTCGACTTCGCCAATCAAATCCCGGTCTACAACGGATGGCAGATCCTGGAGCCGCAGCGGGAGGGCGTCCGCGCCCGCCTCGCCCGGCAATGGGACGTGGACCCGGAAGAGGTCGCGATCACGCGCAACGCGTCGGAGGGCCTCCAGATCCTGCAGAACGGCTACGACCTCCAGCGCGGGGACGAAGTCGTGACGACGACGCAGGATTACGGGCGCATGATCACGACCTTCCAGCAGCGCGAACGCCGCGAAGGGATCGTGATGAAGCAGTTCAAGATCCCGGTCCCGGCCGAGGACCCGGCGGAGATCGTACGGCTCTTCGAGGAGCAGATCACCGACCGGACGCGCCTCATCCTCATGTGCCACATGATCAACATCACCGGGCAGATCCTCCCCGTGCGCGAGGTCGTGGAGATGGCGCGCGGCTACGACATCCCTGTCATCGTCGATGGCGCACATTCGATGGCACACCATGACTTTACCCTCTCCGAGCTGAACTGCGACAACTACGCCGTCAGCCTGCACAAGTGGCTGCACGCCCCGGTCGGCACCGGCCTCCTCTACGTGAGGAAGGAGAAGATCCCCGACATCTGGCCGCTGCAGGCCGCGCCCGAGAGCAGCAACGACGACATCCGGAAGTTCGAGGCGATCGGCACGCACCCCGAGGCCAACTTCCTCGCCATCGGCGAAGCGCTAACCTTCCACCAGCTCGTCGGCGGCGAACGCAAAGAGGCGCGGCTCGTTCACCTGCGGAACTACTGGGCCGAGCAGCTCCTGGAACACGACCGGGTGCGGCTCAACACGAGCCTCAAGCCCGGCTTCGCGTGCGGGATCGCGAACGTCCAGGTCGAGGAGATCGACACGAGCGCGCTCCGCAACTGGCTGTGGAACAAGCACCGGATCTTCACCGTCGGCATCAACCACGCCGAGTTCACGGGACTCCGCATCTCGCCGTCCACGTACACGACGCTTGAGGAGCTCGACCGCTTCGTGGACGCGATGACCCGAGCGGTGAAGCACGGCATCCCAGCCTGA
- a CDS encoding glycine cleavage T C-terminal barrel domain-containing protein yields MTETFDMALIQRGARLRRSPYFEATLRDGCRSYTVYNHMFLPTRYDDLHAEYEKLLTGVTVWDVSVERQVEITGPDAFEFTNLLTPRDLSKCAVGQGKYVLIGAEDGGIVNDPVLLRLGENHFWLALADSDVLLYAKGIALNAGLDVEIREPDVSPMQVQGPKSKEVVRRLFGEEVLKLRYYWFLETEVDGIPVVVTRTGWSGEVGYEIYLRDGSRGVELWDRVMKAGRDLGISPTGPSDIRRIEAGILNYGIDMTLDTNPYEVGLGWQVDFDQEGDFIGRDALARIAEEGPRRLLAGIEISGAPLDLNMDRWPVSRDGDEIGFVSSAVHSPRLGRNIGYALVPAASGELGTRMSVTTPDGERDATVVPRPFVDPGKDIPKS; encoded by the coding sequence ATGACCGAGACCTTTGACATGGCCTTGATCCAGCGCGGGGCGCGCCTCCGCCGCTCGCCTTACTTCGAGGCCACGCTCCGGGACGGGTGCCGGAGTTATACGGTCTACAACCACATGTTTCTCCCGACCCGGTACGACGACTTGCACGCGGAATACGAGAAGCTCCTGACCGGCGTCACGGTGTGGGACGTGAGCGTCGAGCGGCAGGTGGAGATCACCGGGCCGGACGCCTTCGAGTTCACGAACCTGCTCACACCCCGGGACCTGTCGAAGTGCGCCGTCGGGCAGGGGAAATACGTCCTCATCGGCGCCGAGGACGGCGGCATCGTGAACGATCCCGTGCTGCTGCGCCTCGGTGAGAACCACTTCTGGCTCGCGCTCGCGGACAGCGATGTCCTGCTGTACGCGAAGGGCATCGCGCTCAACGCGGGTCTCGATGTCGAGATCCGCGAGCCGGATGTCTCGCCGATGCAGGTGCAGGGCCCGAAGTCGAAGGAGGTCGTGCGCCGGCTCTTCGGCGAGGAGGTTCTCAAGCTGCGCTACTACTGGTTCCTGGAGACGGAGGTCGACGGCATCCCGGTGGTCGTGACCCGCACCGGGTGGAGCGGCGAGGTCGGCTACGAGATCTACCTGAGAGACGGAAGCCGGGGCGTCGAACTGTGGGACCGCGTGATGAAGGCGGGACGCGATCTGGGCATCTCCCCCACCGGTCCGTCGGACATCCGCCGCATCGAAGCCGGCATCCTCAACTACGGCATCGACATGACGCTGGACACGAACCCGTACGAGGTCGGGCTCGGGTGGCAGGTCGATTTCGACCAGGAGGGCGACTTCATCGGCCGCGACGCGCTGGCCCGGATCGCCGAGGAGGGCCCCCGGCGGCTCCTCGCCGGCATCGAGATCTCGGGCGCCCCGCTCGACCTGAACATGGACCGCTGGCCCGTGAGCCGGGACGGAGACGAGATCGGCTTCGTCAGTTCCGCCGTCCACTCGCCCCGTCTCGGGCGGAACATCGGCTACGCCCTCGTGCCCGCCGCCTCAGGGGAGTTGGGCACGCGGATGAGCGTGACGACGCCGGACGGAGAACGCGACGCCACCGTCGTCCCCCGCCCCTTCGTGGATCCCGGTAAGGACATCCCGAAGTCGTAG
- a CDS encoding SRPBCC domain-containing protein, whose amino-acid sequence MESNLTPPEAIDRTVELDASPARVWVALADPDGLASWFPDRVVGLVPQEGATGWLVWDRHGRYAIAVEWMEAGRRLVWRWARKPETPLDGGYNTTVEWTLTEREGGGTILRLVESGFRTESDRQDNVGGWEHELGELADHLATA is encoded by the coding sequence ATGGAAAGCAATCTGACTCCACCCGAAGCGATCGACCGAACGGTCGAACTGGACGCCTCGCCCGCCCGCGTGTGGGTGGCGCTCGCCGATCCCGATGGACTGGCCTCGTGGTTCCCCGACCGGGTCGTGGGACTCGTGCCGCAGGAGGGGGCGACGGGCTGGCTCGTGTGGGACCGGCACGGCCGGTACGCGATCGCGGTCGAATGGATGGAGGCCGGGCGCCGCCTCGTGTGGCGCTGGGCCCGAAAGCCCGAGACCCCGCTCGACGGCGGCTACAACACGACCGTCGAGTGGACGCTCACCGAACGCGAAGGCGGCGGGACGATCCTGCGCCTCGTCGAGAGCGGCTTCCGGACCGAGAGCGACCGCCAGGACAACGTGGGCGGCTGGGAGCACGAACTCGGCGAACTCGCCGACCACCTCGCAACCGCTTGA
- the nudC gene encoding NAD(+) diphosphatase — protein sequence MAGDGHRRPNPFAGGGLDRATHLRADPRWLSDRLSDPASRVVPVWRERSLVSQPARHVAKKADGSAYEPVLLPPAVAASASEPPADWIFLGLDGRQDGGRALFAADVSAKEDVSGEEERAEPPSAVTLDGAGEFLDLRGVGAMLGQGDGALLAYARAIVTWSRRHRFCGTCGYPTRPEQGGHVRRCADETCGAEHFPRTDPAIIVLVTDGDRCLLGRKDIWPEGVYSTLAGFVEPGESLSEAVVREVREESGIEVGSVRYRSSQPWPFPASLMLGFRAERVGGELSVARQELVDARWFDRADFARRREIGLRLPGRVSISRRLIEDWLAG from the coding sequence GTGGCAGGGGACGGCCACCGGAGACCGAACCCCTTCGCGGGCGGCGGCCTCGACCGTGCCACGCACCTGCGGGCCGATCCCCGGTGGCTCTCCGACCGGTTGTCCGATCCCGCCTCGCGCGTCGTCCCCGTGTGGCGCGAGCGCAGCCTGGTGTCCCAGCCGGCGCGGCACGTCGCGAAAAAGGCGGACGGCTCGGCCTATGAGCCGGTACTGCTCCCGCCCGCGGTCGCAGCTTCCGCCTCGGAACCACCTGCGGACTGGATCTTTCTTGGACTCGACGGGCGACAGGACGGAGGCCGCGCACTGTTCGCGGCCGACGTGTCCGCGAAAGAGGATGTGTCCGGGGAAGAGGAGAGAGCGGAGCCACCGTCTGCTGTCACGCTCGACGGAGCGGGGGAGTTCCTCGATCTCCGCGGGGTGGGGGCCATGCTGGGGCAGGGGGACGGCGCGCTCCTGGCCTACGCCCGGGCGATCGTCACCTGGAGTCGCCGGCACCGCTTCTGCGGCACGTGCGGCTATCCGACCCGCCCCGAGCAGGGAGGACACGTCCGGCGCTGCGCCGACGAAACGTGCGGGGCGGAGCATTTTCCCCGCACGGATCCGGCGATCATCGTGCTCGTCACCGATGGGGACCGCTGCCTGCTCGGGCGGAAGGACATCTGGCCGGAGGGCGTCTACTCCACGCTTGCGGGATTCGTGGAGCCGGGCGAGAGCCTCTCCGAAGCCGTCGTCCGCGAAGTTCGCGAGGAGTCGGGGATCGAGGTGGGCTCCGTCCGCTACCGTTCGTCGCAGCCCTGGCCCTTCCCCGCGTCACTCATGCTTGGGTTTCGGGCCGAACGCGTGGGCGGGGAGCTGAGCGTCGCGCGCCAGGAGCTAGTCGACGCGCGCTGGTTCGACCGCGCCGACTTCGCCCGCCGCCGGGAGATCGGCCTTCGGCTCCCGGGTCGCGTCTCGATCTCGCGCCGACTCATCGAGGACTGGCTCGCGGGATAG
- a CDS encoding HAD family hydrolase yields MHSFEGTAGWGTLLTFDCYGTLIDWEGGILAALRTAHAEAAAAEDELLLAEFHAAQNRLKTSEYRPYRQLLTETAMEVARANGWDTSEELAAGVPASIPSWQPFPDTNPALSRLADDGITLGILSNIDDDLLAGTLKHFDVEFSLLGTAQRLRSYKPAAPHFERGREWAAGFDRWLHVAQSLFHDVVPATSLGIPVVWVNRKAESRPDDADPVHIAPDLAAAAAWILAPA; encoded by the coding sequence ATGCACAGTTTCGAGGGAACGGCGGGATGGGGCACCCTCCTCACGTTCGATTGTTACGGCACGCTGATCGACTGGGAGGGCGGGATTCTCGCGGCGCTCCGGACCGCGCACGCGGAGGCGGCCGCCGCGGAGGATGAGTTGCTCCTGGCCGAATTCCATGCGGCCCAGAACCGGCTCAAGACGAGCGAATACCGTCCCTACCGGCAGTTGCTCACCGAGACCGCGATGGAGGTCGCGCGCGCGAACGGATGGGATACGTCGGAGGAGCTCGCGGCCGGAGTCCCCGCGAGCATCCCCTCCTGGCAGCCGTTCCCGGACACGAACCCGGCGCTCTCACGTCTCGCAGACGACGGGATCACGCTCGGCATCCTGTCGAACATCGACGACGACCTGCTAGCCGGGACGCTGAAGCACTTCGACGTGGAATTCAGCCTCCTCGGCACGGCCCAGCGGCTGCGGAGCTACAAGCCGGCCGCGCCGCACTTCGAGCGCGGGCGGGAGTGGGCCGCCGGCTTCGACCGCTGGCTGCACGTGGCGCAGAGCCTCTTCCACGACGTGGTCCCCGCCACCTCGCTCGGGATCCCGGTGGTGTGGGTCAATCGCAAGGCCGAGTCCCGACCCGACGACGCCGACCCGGTGCACATCGCCCCCGACCTGGCCGCCGCGGCAGCCTGGATCCTCGCTCCGGCGTGA
- a CDS encoding type II toxin-antitoxin system prevent-host-death family antitoxin: MDHIGAYEAKTHLPRLLDRVADGESLTITRHGRPVARLVPVDEDDRARAYAAARRIRERRKRLPQRVSISELIDTIHEGHRH, from the coding sequence ATGGATCACATTGGAGCGTACGAAGCCAAGACCCACCTGCCGCGGCTTCTGGACCGTGTGGCCGACGGCGAGAGCCTCACGATCACCCGCCACGGCCGTCCGGTCGCCCGACTCGTCCCCGTAGACGAGGACGATCGCGCTCGCGCTTACGCGGCGGCCCGCCGCATCCGCGAACGCCGAAAGCGCCTGCCGCAGCGCGTGTCCATCTCCGAACTGATCGATACGATCCACGAAGGGCACAGGCATTGA
- a CDS encoding type II toxin-antitoxin system VapC family toxin — translation MIDASVALSWCLADEDDPLAELAMRLTLEHFAIVPRIWWYEVLNALAVNRRRGRMTSADASATLADLKGMRILVDDDHSDGAILHVAARHGLSAYDAAYVETALRRSLPLASLDRRLRRAGETAGATIFRPR, via the coding sequence GTGATCGACGCATCAGTTGCGCTTTCCTGGTGTCTCGCGGATGAAGATGATCCGCTGGCGGAGTTGGCGATGCGACTGACGCTGGAGCACTTCGCCATCGTCCCGCGGATCTGGTGGTACGAAGTTCTGAACGCTCTCGCGGTCAATCGGCGCAGGGGACGCATGACGTCGGCCGATGCTTCGGCCACGCTCGCAGATCTGAAGGGAATGCGGATTCTGGTCGATGATGACCACAGCGATGGAGCGATCCTTCACGTGGCGGCGAGGCACGGACTTTCAGCCTACGACGCCGCCTACGTGGAGACTGCCCTTCGGCGTTCGTTGCCGCTGGCATCGCTCGACCGTCGGCTTCGCCGGGCGGGCGAGACGGCGGGGGCCACGATTTTTCGACCTCGGTAG
- a CDS encoding alpha/beta hydrolase, translating into MELLIVVVALVGLMAVVRLLMPRIVPFFVFYPETLQPHETHPRYWGFRRATEVRIPTEDGVELHAWWFPANPPESRSGTAIYFHGNAGHLGDRGAVAAALSNLGLDVLLPDYRGYGASEGRPSEEGLYADARAAYRWLVDERGVDPGRLLPLGNSLGSSVAAELAVSRPVAGVVLLGPFTDTAAIARHRLSWLPDWYLDWVHNRFDTLERAPRIEVPTFVAAGEEDRVIPPGQSREVFEALRGARQWLEIPGAGHNDIFSHEVLWRELHRFTRNVLGSGAADLPRGDQGG; encoded by the coding sequence GTGGAACTCCTCATCGTCGTGGTCGCCCTCGTTGGTCTGATGGCCGTCGTTCGTCTCCTGATGCCGCGGATCGTCCCCTTCTTCGTCTTCTATCCGGAAACGCTGCAGCCGCACGAGACGCACCCTCGATACTGGGGGTTTCGGCGAGCCACCGAGGTGCGCATCCCGACCGAAGACGGCGTGGAACTGCACGCGTGGTGGTTTCCCGCGAACCCGCCGGAGTCCCGGAGCGGGACCGCGATCTACTTCCACGGCAACGCCGGGCACCTGGGAGATCGCGGAGCCGTGGCGGCGGCGCTCTCAAACCTCGGACTCGACGTCCTCCTGCCCGACTATCGAGGCTACGGAGCGAGCGAAGGGAGGCCCTCGGAGGAGGGTCTCTACGCCGACGCGAGAGCGGCGTACCGGTGGCTGGTGGACGAGCGGGGCGTCGATCCCGGGCGTCTCCTTCCCCTTGGGAACTCCCTCGGAAGCTCCGTGGCGGCCGAACTCGCGGTGAGTCGGCCGGTGGCCGGCGTCGTCCTCCTCGGGCCGTTCACGGATACCGCGGCCATCGCCCGGCACCGCCTGTCGTGGCTCCCGGATTGGTATCTGGACTGGGTGCACAACCGTTTCGACACGCTGGAGCGGGCGCCGCGCATCGAGGTGCCGACCTTCGTGGCCGCTGGCGAGGAGGACCGGGTCATTCCGCCCGGCCAGAGCCGGGAGGTCTTCGAGGCGCTGCGGGGGGCGCGCCAGTGGCTCGAGATCCCGGGGGCGGGGCACAACGACATCTTCTCGCACGAAGTACTGTGGCGGGAACTCCACCGCTTCACCCGCAACGTCCTGGGCAGCGGCGCCGCGGACCTCCCCCGGGGAGATCAAGGGGGCTGA
- a CDS encoding nitrilase-related carbon-nitrogen hydrolase, protein MKIALVQQSAGPARTRNLERALDAMGRAASEGADLVAFPELAIDRFFPQRPDDPGAAALAEPIPGPTCDRIAARAAELGLVTVFNQYELGPDGRCYDSTPVFDADGSLLGVTRMMHITEYACFHEQHYYAKGDTDALVYDTAVGRVGVAICYDRHYPEYMRRLGERGAQLVVIPQAGAVGEWPEGLFEAELRVAAFQNGYFAALANRVGAEPRLTFAGESFVVDPEGVVLARAPEGEEAILYADVDLSRCETSTARRLFWRDRRADVYARWGERLATTSSVPGR, encoded by the coding sequence ATGAAGATCGCGCTTGTTCAACAGTCCGCGGGACCCGCCCGCACGCGCAACCTCGAACGCGCGCTCGACGCGATGGGGCGTGCCGCGTCGGAGGGCGCCGATCTCGTGGCGTTCCCCGAACTCGCGATCGACCGCTTCTTCCCGCAGCGGCCGGACGATCCCGGCGCTGCGGCGCTCGCGGAACCGATCCCCGGTCCCACCTGCGACCGAATCGCCGCGCGCGCCGCCGAACTCGGGCTCGTCACGGTGTTCAACCAATACGAACTCGGGCCCGACGGGCGGTGCTACGACAGCACGCCGGTCTTCGACGCGGATGGCTCGCTGCTCGGCGTGACGCGGATGATGCACATCACCGAGTACGCGTGCTTCCACGAACAGCACTACTACGCGAAGGGCGACACCGACGCGCTCGTCTACGACACCGCCGTCGGACGCGTGGGTGTCGCGATCTGCTACGACCGCCACTATCCCGAGTACATGCGGCGTCTGGGAGAACGCGGCGCGCAACTCGTCGTTATCCCGCAGGCGGGCGCGGTCGGTGAGTGGCCCGAGGGGCTCTTCGAGGCCGAGTTGCGCGTGGCGGCCTTCCAGAACGGCTACTTCGCGGCGCTGGCCAACCGCGTCGGCGCGGAGCCCCGCCTCACCTTCGCCGGAGAGTCCTTCGTCGTCGATCCGGAGGGCGTCGTCCTCGCCCGGGCGCCGGAAGGAGAAGAGGCGATTCTCTACGCCGACGTGGACCTCTCGCGGTGCGAGACCTCCACCGCCCGCCGGCTGTTCTGGCGCGATCGCCGCGCCGACGTGTACGCCCGCTGGGGCGAGCGCCTCGCCACGACGTCGTCCGTGCCCGGCCGCTGA
- a CDS encoding SOS response-associated peptidase: protein MCGRFSLQTPVPELAELFEADPSRLEEWSARYNVAPTDEVVTLRRSAGGRELVPLRWGLIPNWAEDRTSLPPMINARSESLETRRAFRDLVIDRRCAVLADGFYEWRKEGGLKQPYLIRRRDRRPMALAGLWDVWRGPDGRIPSCTIITTDANELLEPLHDRMPVILEGVGAQMWLDLDISERTMDPLQPFDAEALEVFAVSRRVNRVADDDAACAEPRSAPIREASGWRERPAVGDAPPDQLGFF, encoded by the coding sequence ATGTGTGGACGATTCAGCCTTCAGACCCCGGTTCCGGAGCTGGCCGAACTCTTCGAGGCCGACCCTTCGCGGCTCGAGGAATGGTCCGCCCGCTACAACGTGGCGCCCACCGATGAGGTGGTCACGCTGCGGCGGAGCGCCGGCGGACGGGAACTCGTTCCCCTTCGCTGGGGGCTGATCCCGAACTGGGCCGAGGATCGCACTTCGCTCCCGCCGATGATCAACGCCCGCTCCGAGTCGCTCGAAACCCGGCGTGCGTTTCGAGACCTCGTCATCGACCGCCGCTGTGCCGTCCTCGCCGATGGCTTCTACGAGTGGCGGAAGGAGGGCGGCCTGAAGCAGCCGTACCTCATCCGCCGCCGGGACCGGAGACCGATGGCGCTCGCGGGCCTGTGGGACGTGTGGCGGGGACCGGACGGCCGGATCCCCTCCTGCACGATCATCACGACGGACGCGAACGAGCTGCTCGAACCGCTGCACGATCGCATGCCGGTCATCCTCGAGGGCGTGGGCGCGCAGATGTGGCTCGACCTCGACATCTCCGAGCGCACCATGGATCCGCTTCAGCCGTTCGACGCGGAGGCGCTGGAGGTGTTCGCGGTCAGCCGCCGGGTCAATCGCGTCGCCGACGATGATGCGGCCTGCGCGGAGCCGCGGAGCGCCCCGATCCGGGAAGCCTCGGGCTGGCGCGAGCGTCCCGCGGTGGGCGACGCGCCCCCCGACCAGCTCGGCTTCTTCTGA